The genomic interval AAACGAATAGCAAACGACTACATCATTGTCTCTACCGCTCCTTGGATTTACGTTTTAAAATGGTATCGAATTCCGTTTGCTTTGCGGCAAAATTCAGGAGGACTGGATGGTACAATAAACCATCCGAGCTAACATGTCTGCTAGCTTGATGCGAGAGTAGAATCTCGCGAGATTTCCACGTTCAAACGGACAGTTTGAACGTGGCTTCATGCAGTCGATGTCATCTTCACGGGACGCATTTTTACTTCACAGCAAAAGCAAGAAGCTAGCGAGCTAACAAGCTGCGTTGTTTTCAAGAATGGCATCTTCAAAGAAGGGGAAGAAAGTTGTAAATCAGGAGGAACTCCGGCGCTTGATGAGGGTAAAACAAAGGCAAACAACAGACAAGACGCGCGTTGAGTCTCCTTTTGCTAAATACAACAGTCTCGGGCACCTCAGTTGTGTTCTGTGCAATTCGCAGGTGAAGTCCGACCTACTGTGGCCTGCGCATGTTCTGGGAAAACAGCACAAAGAGAAAGTTTCCGATCTTAAGGAAGGAAAGAGTCAACCAGTGGCACCACAGATGCAACCAGTGAAGAGGAAAGCACTGGACAAGGAGGACGACGACACCGGGAAAAAGGCGAAACCCTCGTCGTCAGTGCTGCCCGGAGATTTCTTTGCGAAACCCAGCGAAAAGGCAGCTGTTTCTACTCAAAAATCTGCAGGTCTGAGTGTGTTGGCTGGAgtttatgatgatgatgatgatgttgaagAAAGTGCTGAAGAGGCAGTTCATGCAGGAACCTCAAATCCCCCTCCTCAAAATGCCGAACCTGCAGAACTACCTGATGATTTCTTTGACAGCTCCATCCCACCCACACCATCCATCTCCCATTCAGGATCCATCCTCAAAGCAGACGTGCAGGAGAAAAgcacagaaaagaaagacaacacAGCCGAGGCACTGCCCGAGGGCTTCTTCGACGACCCTGTTAGAGATGCTAAAGTGCGCAAAGTTGACGCACCCAAAGATCAAATGGACAAGGAGTGGGAAGAGTTTCAAAAGGAGATACGACAGGTGAACACAAAATCAGAGGCCATCGTGGCGGAGGACGACGAGGAGGGTCGCCTTGAACGACAGATTGACGAAATTGATGAACAAATTGAGTGTTACAGGAGGGTTGAAGTACTGAGAGATAAGCGGGATGTGGTGAAGAGCAAGCATCTGCCCACAGAGGAACATATGGAGGTAGATGCcagcgaggaggaagaggatgaagaggagttGCTGGGACTTTTGTCCCGGGACTGGAGGGCTAAAGGGGCACTGGCCTAAGTCTCTCTAGTGCTCATATAACTGTGGGGGAAAAAAGCCATGTGTGTCTTTTTGCTCAAGTTTGTCAGCAATCcaatacatgtaaatatgtttgttaaaaGATCCTGAACtcctttttttgtatatttcaaACTGGAttaaatgtgatgcagtgatcAACAAGGTTTCTCAGTTCATGACTTAAACTTTAGTTGCTTTAAGATGGACCACAAATCAAACCTTTAACTTTGTGTTTATTCAATGGTGCtcacacaaaaaacattcataaaacCTCCCCATGTACAGCAGCAGCATGGACCCAAAATCTGCCACTATGGTCAAAGCTGTTACATTGTCCTGCAAAAAACAAGTAGTCGACTATGTTAAGTTTATAAATAAtttgttcatgttacattataAGCAACATGCAAAGCACAAcagaattatatttaaaagaaatgcaatgTTGAGATTAAGACTGTAAAACAAATTTTACCAACCCCCCTCACAAGATAATTTGTGAGAATACATTTAAACCATTTTTACAGAGTACAACACTGTTTAAGTATGACAAATTTGTTATGTAAATACACCCTTATTAGGTCCataaaaatggaataaaatggATCAAGTCAAGAGTCATGGTCAGTGCTTCCTATACTACCTGTTGCACATTGTGAGCCAGGTGTGCCTtctgtctaatgcaattctaaACAAGCAATATCTATGTCATTTTGTTATTGCTACATATGCCTCATGAGTTACCACTTCAAAACTCTTTCTGAATGATTCAAAGTTTTCATAGCCCTTCAAAACATGTAAAACTGAAagctccaaaaaaaacaaacacaaatgtacagATGGCTTAAACACAATGAAATTACAGCAActaacttaaaataaatgaggGAAAACACTTTGCAGAAAGAAATCTGAAATTGTTTTTAGCTTAGAAAAGAGCATACCTAAATCCAAACTCTTATGCTCAATAGTGTTTTTCAGTTGTTAGGATTATCTTGCTAAAACAAAAGACTCACAAAAACAGTTTCTAATTTGTAAACATTCCTAAAATTCTATCTCAGATTCTACAATTAAGGTTCAGGTGATTTGTACCAGGTGTTTGTGGGGAAGTAGACTGACAACAGCAGCCTCCAGAGAAGctaaatacacaaaaaaatgtTACATCAAGATGGGaaagacaaattaaaaactaaaaacacaggTGCAGGAAGTCTGAGAATTGATGGAGGAAAACAGGattcaaaataattcacaacaCATCCCACGGTTTATTTAATGTAAACCCTAAAATTTGCCAAAAATAAAACGCGGAATATTCTGTATACAGGTACTCGTATGGATTCATTTTAAAATTTAGGCGTACATTTTGTGTATGAgattgtgttgaaaaagacCGGGGGGAGGGGGAGTGAGTATGGGGCATGCCAGCGCCACTGTTCCACAATCAGTATGATAAATATTCAGTTCACAAAAGTGCAGCAGTTACAGAAAAGGGTCAGGAACTTCATACCCCCCAGACCCTGCTGGGTGTTCAATACTGTCCACTGCTGTCAGTGACAATGTGCTCACACACCTACAGCAGCTCTCAGCTCCGTCAGGGACAACCTGTGGTCTCCGTCATTGTCAAAACACTCCATGGTACGAGCATTGGGAGTTGATGTTCCAAATACTTTCCTCAGGCTTCGATAGGTCAATCCGGGTGAATTATGACCAATGTCTGTCTTCTGCAAGATGTCCTCCAAGTCTGTGAAAAGAAGAGTTTCATTCAAAAAGATCCCAAAAACAGGTTCGTCTACGAGGCACTCTTGAAATGGCACTTtgcaaaactgaaaatatttataatacaaTTTGTAGCCTTtcagcattttgggaaataagcttaTTTGCTTTGTTGCCAAGAGATTGAGATCActcacatgtctgtctgttgctGTCTATGCATCTGTAAATATGCATAGATAAAAGCAGCAAACCTGGCTCAGATAATGGgacatttatattatgtattatcccAATAATTAAATTAGATAAATTATCGGCCACTAATACGAAGccacattgttttcattgactTAAGCACAGCATCTGCACACTGTGATACAGTAGGAGGCTGTATGCACCTTTAAAAGTTGGTTTACAATCCACcaataaaacagaagaagacgaaCAAGCGCAGCACGCTGACTATAGAGTCAAACATGGCGTCGCTGGCGTggacgttttttttttaacagtttcaGAGGAAGACAACACGATTGCCATTTGAAATACAGTGTTTTGGGGTACCGaactagaaaaaaagaaaggaacatTTGAAGAgaactgttctttgtttttgtttttttggcttaAGAACTTGTTACATctcatttgtttgtatgtagAAACTGCAAGTTAAGGTTTTACGGGGAGTTATGTGCAGAGTACTTTTTGAATTGGAGCTGTAACTTCCTGAAGTCTTGTCGTCACggtgaggttgccaggcaactaGTGGAGACTTCATATATAATAGCCGTTATATTTACTGGACGACATGAGACTTGTTTAGATCCAGGCAATAAAGCAAAtatgtgtatttctcaaaatgtcaaagtatacGTTTAATAAAAGCTGAGTGGTAGTTCGCACCTTTCAGAGAACTGACACCAGACAGGAGCACCCTCTTCGGGCATATTGTCTCAGCATTTCTCTTAGAGCGGTTTGGAGTTAAGAAGCGTGGGAGTCTGCTTTTCTGTGGCTCCGTCAGTGGTGTGGCTACCTCTGTGAAAATTAACAAGGAGaacaaattataatataacatagGGCAAGAAAATACCGCTGTAAAAAGTGCTTTATCATACAGTGTACCTTGCACATGCCCAGGTGTTGCTTTGGTTGTAGTAGCTTCTGCCAGCATGTCGGTTGCTGGAGTTTTACTGGTGATTGCTGCTGCGTCTTTGACCTTTGACTGTAATGCAgatttaagaaatgtaaaattcATCAAGTTGAATTTCACTGTCTAGGCCAGTGATTCTCAACCttttaaaatgcagaaataaaacTGCAAAGCTTCATATTACTCACGCTTTTCTTCGACCCGTTCTCTAACGACAACACTCTCTGCTGGAGATCTGCGATTGTAGAGAGGAGGATGTGGATCTGCTCATCGGTCTGTGAATGATGCAGCTCCTCCGTCTTGTTAGCCTCACCCACTGCGTTCCTCAGGTCTGTTATGTCctagaacaaaaataaataaatccatgtAAAGCAACTTGCAGTTTACAGTTAGATGACATTTCTACAACTTTCTAAGACTTGTCGGAATCCAGGCAAGACTATAAAGATCTGAGCCAGCTAGCTATTCATCACTGACCACATAATTATTGAGGTCACGgtataaaacaatatgtaaaagTGTAGGATTATTTGCTGATCCCATTTTCCttatgaaaaataaagaggAGGAAACATTCTGCAGATGTCTCAGATATTTGACCTAGTTTCACTCAGCAAACTAAAGCATCTAAGCTCCCAAAATAGATTGGCACTTGTTTCATGCATTATGAATGGAAACCCGACGCGTGGATCCAAGAAATGACAGGAGCTTCTTAGCCCGACAATTGTGTCGATGTAAGCCCGACAAGAACTGCAAAAACATTTGTGCATCTGTtggtaaacaaaaataaatattacaaattaatCTGGCAGTGGAACATTTCACCACAGCTTCTTGTTTTTGGAATAGTGCCGCAGTGGAGCAGACATTTTATCATCAACAGAATAATTTTTGGCTATATGCAAATAGATTTGCCTCAATTCTGAGTGAGACAAATATGCAAGAGCAACCCTTCTCTGCTAGGAACTGAGAAGTAACACTTTAGACACCAGCACACCAAGTTACTGAACAAATTCACTTAAATCACAATGCACTGTGAACTTGTTTTATAAAACACAGCTCTCCATACATTTgtgcatgaataaaaaatgaGAAAAGCAGCCTTGAGCAATTTTTGCAGTGAGCATAGAGATGTAATGAAAAAAGACAAGCTGTCAAACAAAATAAGTGAACTCTAACTTTGACTCATGAAAAATCCATGTGCTTTTCTCATGTGAAAAATACTAGAGCTTTCAGCCCGATTGACTATTTTACAAAAAAGGAACACAGCTTCAGATTCCTCTGTGATGTTTGTCATCTGCCAAAAACACTGTGTTGACATTTTAGCAGTTTAATATAAAGACAAATTATTATGAAAGGTAAGGCTATTCTCTATGACTATTCTCCCACTCATCGCAAAATAACCTTCATCATCCCTGTGAGTGCGAGACACAACTGTTAATTCATTTTGAGATATGAGCTCTAACTTGATGTGAATTCTTTTTTCAGTATGCAACAGTCACTCTGCAAGaccagacaaaataaaatattttaaaaagtaaggtTTGCAAGCCCTGATATCCTATTTAATCCAAACATGATATAATATCAGCGGTTCAGTATCCAAATAAGAAATTATTCGAAATGTCACTAGCTTGAATTTACCATCGTCTTCTTCAACTCGTCATCTTTCTTCGGATTTTCAAGAGCAGCCTGCATAGTCTTCACATCATGCTGTACACTTGTTAGTGTGCTGCCAATTGTAGCAACACTctggaaaagaaaaatccaCCAGGTCAGTTATGAAAATCAGtacaacaaataaaagtcaaaagATAGATTACCACCCATCCAGTTCTCTTTGCATTTACCTTTTGAAGGTCTTCAACTGTAGTGGGAAGGCTGATTAAGTCGGCGGCGGATTTCAAGTTGACCTTTAAATGGTTTACTGCAGAGTCCAGCAAACTGATCTGCAGGAGTAAAATGACACAGAAATATTCAGTTATATCTATACAACAGAATTAGCAATATGTTAAGGTACttccaaagaaaacaaaaaaaaacagcattatGTTGGGAAGTTAATGTCAAGAGAAATTCAGCAAAGTATGACCAATGCAATACTCTCTAGATATTCTCAATCACTTTGTCATGAGCTGTGGTTAATGTGTGACAACGTGAAAGTTAAGGTGGCTTAAAAACCTCTGagtgacaaacaaaacaactgacCTTTCTGTTCATTTCTGTTAGGTTAGACCAGAGCTTGCTCAACCCTTTGTCCCCATTTTCAATGTCGTCAAGCTTTCTCTCCTTGTTTTTCAGGTCCTCACTTAGTTTTGGTATTTCACTTGATGACACCTTCTGGCTGGATTCCactgttataaaaacattacaaaatgttaacagcagtgttaaaaacaaaaaggaatgcTGACGTAACTGGTATATAACAGGATTAAGTGTATAAAGGACCTTTTTATGACCGATCATAAGGTAGGTGTGTGACAGTGAGACTTACTGCTATGCATCTTTTCTTTCATCGAGTCCAAGTCTTCTTTCAGAGCAATCTGCATCCATATGAGTCCAGCACAGGCCATAACACAGGCAGCAAGTATGATGAACAGAAACAAGGGGTAGCACACATTACAGCACTGTGTGTAGCTTCTTCtgcaaagagaagaaatgtggTAATGTTAGACATTACAAGTGCACAGCCTCTTTCATTATTAATGAAGGAGATATTTTCAGAAGGCTGCATGCTGTGTCATGGGAATTATGAGGATTACTGGTAAATAACGATGCTTCAGAATACGAGTTGATACGTACTATATCATATTCATGCTGAATGTACTATTGATTATTTCTAATTTGGCTGATATCATGCTTCAGgggtaaacaaaaaaaacttgatATCTTCTTAATGTGCAAGATGCATCATTTTTGCTTTAATATCAGCCAGAAGAAGTTGGTTGTATAACTGGATTGATCTGGACATAAtcgtatttttttttaaactacaatTAAGATGATGTGTTTCAGGTCAAAGGAAAATAGGACTCTTTCTGCATCTTCTCTGATTCAAGATGTAATATTTTTGCATTACAattaatcctttaaaaaaacgCATACATTACAAAAAAACGGAATAATCGTAGTTGATGAGAAGTAGCTATTGTCAATGTTGTTAAAACCAAATATTTCAACCTTCTTATTTAACTAGTTtacctttattttacattttatttggaaatgTAATGGCAGTTTTATGCAGGAAGTTAATGACTAGTTAAACacctttaaaaaacacactcatACTAT from Cottoperca gobio chromosome 17, fCotGob3.1, whole genome shotgun sequence carries:
- the znf830 gene encoding zinc finger protein 830; amino-acid sequence: MASSKKGKKVVNQEELRRLMRVKQRQTTDKTRVESPFAKYNSLGHLSCVLCNSQVKSDLLWPAHVLGKQHKEKVSDLKEGKSQPVAPQMQPVKRKALDKEDDDTGKKAKPSSSVLPGDFFAKPSEKAAVSTQKSAGLSVLAGVYDDDDDVEESAEEAVHAGTSNPPPQNAEPAELPDDFFDSSIPPTPSISHSGSILKADVQEKSTEKKDNTAEALPEGFFDDPVRDAKVRKVDAPKDQMDKEWEEFQKEIRQVNTKSEAIVAEDDEEGRLERQIDEIDEQIECYRRVEVLRDKRDVVKSKHLPTEEHMEVDASEEEEDEEELLGLLSRDWRAKGALA
- the efcab14 gene encoding EF-hand calcium-binding domain-containing protein 14, giving the protein MKKRKELNALIGLGDSKRKKTKKGSGHRLLRTEPPDSESDSSSDDDEFNNLSSGANFGKRSYTQCCNVCYPLFLFIILAACVMACAGLIWMQIALKEDLDSMKEKMHSMESSQKVSSSEIPKLSEDLKNKERKLDDIENGDKGLSKLWSNLTEMNRKISLLDSAVNHLKVNLKSAADLISLPTTVEDLQKSVATIGSTLTSVQHDVKTMQAALENPKKDDELKKTMDITDLRNAVGEANKTEELHHSQTDEQIHILLSTIADLQQRVLSLENGSKKSSKVKDAAAITSKTPATDMLAEATTTKATPGHVQEVATPLTEPQKSRLPRFLTPNRSKRNAETICPKRVLLSGVSSLKDLEDILQKTDIGHNSPGLTYRSLRKVFGTSTPNARTMECFDNDGDHRLSLTELRAAVGV